A window of the Salvelinus alpinus chromosome 3, SLU_Salpinus.1, whole genome shotgun sequence genome harbors these coding sequences:
- the LOC139570119 gene encoding pantothenate kinase 1-like isoform X2, with product MKLIVKKPAFPWFGMDIGGTLVKLVYFEPKDFTAEEEEVESLKSIRHFLTSNVAYGNTGIRDVHLELKNLTMCGRKGNLHFIRFPTQDMLGFIQMGRDKNFSSLHTTLCATGGGAYKFEDDFRTIANLKLQKLDELDCLIQGLLYVDSVGFNGHPECYFFENPSDPESENCVKKTCCLDNHFPMLLVNIGSGVSMLAVYSKDNYKRVTGTSLGGGTFLGLCCLLTGCETFEEALEMAAKGDSSNVDKLVKDIYGGDYERFGLQGSTVASSFGHMMSKEKRDSISKEDLARATLVTITNNIGSIARMCAVNEKIERVVFVGNFLRINTVSTKLLAYAMDFWSKGQLKALFLEHEGYFGAVGAFLELLKMTDDL from the exons CCTTCCCCTGGTTTGGGATGGACATCGGCGGCACCCTGGTGAAGCTGGTCTACTTCGAGCCCAAGGACTTCacggcggaggaggaggaggtggagagccTGAAGAGCATCCGCCACTTCCTGACCTCCAACGTGGCCTACGGCAACACGGGCATCCGCGATGTCCACCTGGAGCTCAAGAACCTAACCATGTGCGGCCGGAAGGGAAACCTGCACTTCATCCGCTTCCCCACCCAGGACATGCTAGGCTTCATCCAGATGGGCCGAGATAAGAATTTCTCCAGCCTGCACACCACACTCTGCGCCACTGGCGGAGGGGCCTACAAGTTTGAGGACGACTTTAGGACG ATCGCCAACCTAAAGCTCCAGAAGCTGGATGAACTGGACTGTCTCATCCAGGGTCTTCTCTATGTGGACTCAGTGGGGTTCAATGGCCATCCAGAGTGCTACTTTTTCGAGAACCCCTCCGACCCCGAGAGTGAGAACTGTGTCAAGAAAACATGTTGCCTTGACAACCACTTCCCCATGTTGTTGGTCAACATTGGCTCAGGCGTCAGCATGCTGGCAGTCTATTCAAAAGACAACTACAAACGGGTCACAGGCACCAG TTTGGGAGGTGGAACGTTCCTAGGCCTATGCTGTTTGCTGACTGGCTGCGAGACATTTGAGGAGGCCCTGGAAATGGCGGCGAAGGGGGACAGCAGCAACGTGGACAAACTGGTGAAGGACATCTACGGAGGAGACTATGAACGCTTCGGTCTGCAGGGGTCTACTGTTGCATCTAG TTTTGGTCATATGATGAGCAAGGAGAAGCGTGACAGCATCAGTAAGGAGGACCTAGCCCGAGCCACTCTCGTCACCATCACCAACAACATTGGCTCTATTGCTCGTATGTGTGCGGTTAATGAG AAAATTGAAAGAGTGGTGTTTGTTGGGAATTTCCTGAGAATCAATACTGTGTCAACGAAGCTGCTTGCTTATGCCATGGATTTTTGGTCCAAAGGACAATTAAAAGCTCTCTTCTTAGAGCATGAG GGTTATTTCGGGGCCGTCGGTGCCTTCCTGGAGCTACTGAAAATGACGGACGACCTttaa